A region from the Wansuia hejianensis genome encodes:
- a CDS encoding AMP-binding protein, with amino-acid sequence MNKISTKPVEYYSDFAVFLERITGKYGERRAVSWFTRRQEEMVKTFRELNEEVLQLRECFCSRGFAGKHVAVVGENCYDWLLVYLAAAASGGVAVCIDPEQSEENIQQMVVRGDSAAVFVTASCRDICEPLLEKGTAVEDLFLLNGKAGTGRHTVEQLCAEGRELMERNGGKTAYDIPIDTKQTAAIVYTSGTTSLSKPVMLSHQAILTNACESNYYAAAGPKSFSSLPFCHTYGMTCAVLASWARGAELIFNGSLKTAMRDLHLSCAYSLLTVPLMVEAIHNQIWLTAEKEGKAGQLRKLMKFMRFKKRLGLKKPHRILEDIRKKSVGTIQVIICGGAHMSQEIAEEFNLMGLCMLQGYGITECSPLVSVNCNDWCKLESVGLVLPSCEVKFENKEILVRGKTVMNGYYGMPEETEEVMDGEWFRTGDLGEMDRDGFLYITGRKKNLVVFKNGKKISPESLEEKIRRIPLVKDVLVYGAVSGVSADDVKLAASIYPDPERAGMMSSYEILEELQREINKINDALPLYQQIQMVNIREQEFDKTAMQKIKRYTV; translated from the coding sequence GTGAACAAGATTTCAACAAAACCTGTGGAATACTACAGTGATTTTGCTGTGTTTTTGGAGCGAATCACCGGGAAGTACGGAGAACGGAGGGCTGTATCCTGGTTTACGCGCAGACAGGAGGAAATGGTTAAGACCTTCAGGGAGCTAAATGAAGAGGTGCTTCAGCTGAGAGAATGCTTTTGCAGCCGGGGCTTTGCCGGGAAGCATGTGGCAGTCGTGGGAGAAAACTGCTATGACTGGCTTCTGGTCTACCTGGCCGCGGCGGCCAGCGGAGGAGTGGCAGTCTGTATTGATCCGGAGCAGTCTGAGGAAAACATCCAGCAGATGGTGGTGAGAGGTGATTCAGCCGCCGTATTTGTAACCGCAAGCTGCCGGGATATCTGTGAACCGCTGCTTGAGAAAGGGACTGCTGTTGAGGATTTATTCCTGCTGAACGGAAAAGCCGGGACAGGGCGGCACACAGTGGAGCAGCTCTGCGCTGAAGGCAGGGAGCTGATGGAAAGAAACGGCGGAAAGACAGCCTATGACATACCGATTGATACAAAACAGACGGCGGCGATTGTCTATACTTCCGGGACGACCAGCCTTTCCAAACCGGTTATGCTGAGCCACCAGGCGATTCTGACCAATGCGTGTGAAAGTAATTATTATGCGGCGGCCGGTCCCAAGTCGTTTTCTTCGCTGCCGTTTTGCCATACATACGGCATGACCTGCGCGGTTCTGGCCTCATGGGCCAGAGGGGCGGAGCTGATTTTTAATGGAAGCTTGAAAACTGCCATGAGGGATCTGCATCTGTCCTGCGCATATTCCCTGCTCACAGTACCTCTGATGGTGGAAGCCATACATAACCAGATCTGGCTGACGGCTGAGAAGGAAGGGAAGGCCGGGCAGCTTCGGAAGCTGATGAAATTCATGCGGTTTAAGAAGCGTCTGGGACTTAAGAAGCCTCACAGAATCCTGGAAGATATCCGGAAGAAGAGTGTGGGCACGATCCAGGTTATCATCTGCGGCGGCGCGCACATGAGCCAGGAAATAGCGGAAGAATTCAATCTGATGGGTTTGTGTATGCTGCAGGGCTATGGTATTACGGAATGTTCTCCTCTGGTTTCGGTGAACTGCAATGACTGGTGCAAGCTGGAATCCGTGGGACTGGTGCTGCCTTCCTGCGAAGTGAAGTTTGAGAATAAAGAAATTCTGGTCCGCGGAAAAACGGTGATGAACGGATATTACGGCATGCCGGAGGAGACGGAGGAAGTCATGGACGGGGAGTGGTTCCGGACAGGCGACCTGGGCGAGATGGACAGAGACGGATTTCTGTATATAACAGGAAGAAAGAAAAATCTGGTCGTTTTCAAGAACGGCAAGAAGATATCTCCGGAGAGCCTGGAGGAAAAGATCCGCCGGATACCGCTGGTTAAGGATGTTCTGGTCTATGGCGCCGTCAGCGGCGTATCGGCCGATGACGTGAAGCTGGCAGCAAGCATCTATCCCGACCCCGAGAGAGCAGGAATGATGTCCTCTTATGAGATTCTGGAAGAGCTTCAACGGGAAATAAACAAAATAAACGATGCACTGCCTCTTTACCAGCAGATCCAGATGGTAAACATCCGGGAACAGGAATTTGATAAAACAGCCATGCAGAAAATCAAGAGGTATACAGTATAA
- a CDS encoding HD-GYP domain-containing protein, with protein MRRNRTVADSQFTILTVDDDPIMTSTIQAYFQRNGYRVDVENDPRRAIERIRKGGYDILLLDFLMTPICGDQVVSEIRKFNQELFIILLTGHKSMAPPIKSIRELDIQGYYEKSDRFDQLELLVESCVKSIRQMRTIKRYQKELEEGYMETISTLRYIVEARDVETRGHSDRVSQLSVRIGTALGLEEQVLEQLRVAGLFHDIGKIGVPDQVLLKPCRLTEEEYDEIKKHPVTGARILEGITQLRGIVPMVRGHHERYDGSGYPDGLAGAEIPLGARIIAVADAFDAIVSNRQYRRGKSFEEAIEEIGREQGVQFDPQLAELFTDFFRDDVKEQEIRKLYSQRGGMEGEQDFNKTCGILQ; from the coding sequence ATGAGAAGGAATAGGACAGTAGCAGACAGCCAGTTCACGATTTTAACAGTGGATGACGATCCAATTATGACGTCTACCATCCAGGCATACTTTCAGCGCAACGGATACCGCGTGGATGTGGAAAATGATCCGCGCCGTGCGATTGAACGCATCAGAAAAGGTGGCTATGACATTCTGCTGCTGGATTTTCTGATGACCCCTATCTGCGGGGATCAGGTGGTCAGTGAAATACGGAAATTCAACCAGGAATTGTTCATTATTCTGTTGACCGGGCATAAGAGCATGGCTCCGCCGATTAAATCTATCCGTGAACTGGATATTCAGGGATATTATGAGAAAAGCGACCGTTTCGACCAGTTAGAGCTTCTGGTGGAATCCTGTGTGAAATCCATCCGCCAGATGAGGACGATCAAAAGGTATCAGAAGGAGCTGGAAGAGGGTTATATGGAGACCATCTCAACCCTGAGATATATCGTTGAGGCGAGAGATGTGGAGACAAGAGGGCATTCAGACCGTGTGTCCCAGTTGTCCGTGCGCATCGGCACGGCTCTCGGGCTGGAGGAGCAGGTGCTGGAGCAGCTGAGGGTCGCAGGGCTGTTCCATGATATCGGGAAGATAGGAGTGCCTGACCAGGTACTTTTAAAACCCTGCAGGCTGACAGAGGAAGAGTACGATGAGATCAAGAAGCATCCGGTCACAGGGGCGAGGATACTTGAGGGGATTACCCAGCTGCGGGGAATTGTGCCCATGGTGCGGGGGCATCATGAGCGGTATGACGGCAGCGGTTATCCGGACGGCCTGGCCGGCGCGGAGATCCCGCTGGGAGCCAGAATAATCGCTGTGGCTGATGCTTTTGACGCCATCGTGTCCAACCGCCAATACCGCAGGGGGAAAAGCTTTGAAGAAGCCATTGAGGAGATTGGAAGAGAGCAGGGAGTTCAGTTTGATCCGCAGCTTGCGGAGCTTTTCACAGACTTTTTCCGGGACGATGTGAAAGAACAGGAGATCCGGAAGTTGTACAGCCAGCGGGGAGGGATGGAAGGTGAACAAGATTTCAACAAAACCTGTGGAATACTACAGTGA
- a CDS encoding sensor histidine kinase — MNNVAVIIFIGTLIAITAFVIWCIRAPKLHLLHKLYLTLVVCYAFWVIPVIIMQFMERPDGKLAFILDCLTQPGGMLAPPIYLCIALAFVRDLERMPRWMWLLFVMPCVTTLIICTNPLHHLQYRVFSTIRSEIVFGPYVVVSGIYSYFCLIMTMVVLLQFALKNRSRLYLKQCLLLGIGGICPLIVNMLATFSKIQLPITATPMSFIVPMVLNGIAIYQLHLLDIKPVATQHVLDWISDCYLVLSDTGLVISYNRQFASVFASEYGIAENRYLKDCVKKEDISRKTAIYNMITAVESSKEANTVISYEQAVTIRKGDSVRRCYYVTDVSPLSIHDKISGFVVIFKDITQLRESLQQLQDSRERMMEQERLAFLGQMIGGLAHNLKTPIMGISGCISAVEALVDECEESLDDPTVNEDDYREIYGEIRDWFQKVRESTAYMSDIITAIKGQAANAVTYEDSIFTIEEMTKRCALLMRHELIAGQCRLEVVYDYTKSVSMRGDINNLVQVLTNLLSNAVYAQKQAGGGVITIKIDWDTEYLNISVTDNGEGVSEQIKEKLFKAMVTNKGAMGTGLGLYISNAVVRGKFGGNMWMKDNPSGGAVFGVSIPMERVTVTDIQKTEGEAQ, encoded by the coding sequence ATGAACAACGTAGCAGTAATCATTTTTATCGGGACGCTGATCGCCATTACGGCTTTTGTGATCTGGTGCATCCGGGCCCCCAAGCTGCATCTTCTCCACAAACTGTATCTGACACTTGTGGTCTGTTATGCATTCTGGGTGATCCCGGTGATTATCATGCAGTTTATGGAGCGGCCGGACGGGAAGCTGGCGTTTATCCTGGATTGCCTGACCCAGCCAGGAGGAATGCTGGCGCCGCCTATTTACCTGTGTATCGCCCTGGCCTTTGTGCGGGATCTGGAGAGGATGCCCAGATGGATGTGGCTGTTGTTCGTGATGCCCTGTGTGACAACATTGATTATATGCACGAATCCGCTCCATCATCTGCAGTACAGAGTGTTTTCCACGATTAGGAGCGAGATCGTGTTTGGGCCATATGTGGTGGTGTCCGGGATCTACAGTTATTTTTGCCTGATTATGACTATGGTTGTACTTCTTCAATTTGCATTGAAGAACAGAAGCCGTCTGTATCTGAAACAGTGCCTGCTTCTGGGCATCGGCGGCATCTGCCCGCTGATTGTCAACATGCTGGCGACATTTTCCAAAATACAGCTGCCGATAACAGCGACCCCGATGAGCTTTATCGTGCCGATGGTATTGAACGGTATCGCTATCTACCAGCTGCATCTACTGGATATTAAGCCGGTTGCTACCCAGCATGTGCTGGACTGGATCTCTGATTGTTATCTGGTCCTCAGCGATACGGGTTTGGTCATCAGCTACAACAGACAGTTTGCCTCTGTGTTTGCCTCAGAGTATGGGATTGCGGAAAACCGGTATCTGAAGGATTGCGTGAAGAAGGAGGACATTTCCAGAAAAACTGCGATCTATAATATGATTACAGCTGTTGAGTCCAGCAAAGAGGCTAATACGGTAATCTCTTATGAGCAGGCGGTGACGATCCGCAAGGGTGATTCTGTCAGGAGATGCTATTACGTTACGGATGTATCGCCCTTATCCATTCATGATAAAATCAGTGGATTTGTTGTGATCTTCAAGGATATCACCCAGCTGCGGGAGAGCCTTCAGCAGCTTCAGGACAGCCGGGAGCGGATGATGGAGCAGGAGCGCCTGGCATTCCTGGGACAGATGATCGGAGGGCTGGCCCATAACCTGAAAACGCCAATCATGGGAATATCAGGCTGCATATCGGCTGTGGAGGCGCTTGTGGATGAATGCGAGGAGAGCCTGGACGATCCGACGGTCAATGAGGATGATTACCGGGAAATCTATGGGGAAATCCGGGACTGGTTTCAGAAGGTAAGGGAATCAACCGCCTATATGTCGGATATCATCACAGCTATCAAGGGACAGGCTGCCAATGCGGTTACCTACGAGGACTCAATTTTTACAATCGAGGAAATGACAAAGCGCTGCGCGCTGCTCATGCGACATGAGCTGATAGCGGGCCAGTGCAGGCTGGAAGTGGTCTATGACTATACGAAATCAGTATCCATGCGCGGCGACATCAACAATCTGGTCCAGGTGCTGACTAATCTGCTGTCCAATGCGGTATATGCTCAGAAGCAGGCAGGCGGCGGCGTAATCACCATAAAGATAGACTGGGACACTGAGTATCTGAATATTTCCGTCACGGATAACGGCGAGGGTGTCAGTGAACAGATTAAGGAAAAGCTTTTTAAGGCAATGGTCACAAACAAAGGGGCAATGGGAACCGGACTCGGACTGTATATCAGCAATGCAGTTGTCAGGGGGAAATTTGGCGGAAACATGTGGATGAAGGACAATCCGTCGGGAGGCGCGGTATTCGGCGTTTCGATACCGATGGAACGTGTAACGGTAACCGATATACAGAAGACAGAAGGGGAGGCACAATGA